The following coding sequences lie in one Capsicum annuum cultivar UCD-10X-F1 chromosome 5, UCD10Xv1.1, whole genome shotgun sequence genomic window:
- the LOC107856484 gene encoding LOW QUALITY PROTEIN: putative late blight resistance protein homolog R1A-3 (The sequence of the model RefSeq protein was modified relative to this genomic sequence to represent the inferred CDS: inserted 1 base in 1 codon; deleted 1 base in 1 codon), with protein sequence MAAYSAVISLLRTIDQRNILELFHGHTAETVDSIRATAEYFQGVLENTSNKSGVDLGKIKSVEEKIRVAANYAEDVVELKISQIIKGISWTFRILQHEDLLPVVEKMDATKKQVVVEILAHDVDKVLELSSGDPLVGTSSASDPTLSELEEDIVHGIDDDLEIIVKLLTGRLSDLDIVTISGMGGIGKTTLARKAYDHSAIRYHFDILHWVTISQEFRGRNVMLEAIRCISMQRNNVNENDYDKMDKSELANLVQKNLKGPRYLVVVDDIWSRDVWDNIRGIFPNFNNRSRILLTTRETEVAMYANTSIPHKLNLLNLENGWKLLXDKAFGSKHDHPLALEEIGKEIVQKCQGLPLTISVIAGHLSKTARTLESWKDVARTLSKIIANHPDNCLGVLGFSYHYLPNHLKPCFLSMSSFPEDFQVETWRLNQLWIADGFIRTFGSRKSLEEVAIDYLEDLIGRNLIQARKRKFNGEIKACGMHDLVHEFSLIEAEMIKHMHVKRTFPPLQEQKPNVRRIGFQTQFYYIIDDGYKLFSPSSRSIYLFSFWNLPYSPHVKLLGILPIYRHNPILHEFFSHFNLLRVLAIFNIDSGFESFPLVLTMLFHLRYLQIHFHGNILESISELQNLQTLICDRYPAYITLPEKIWMMKNLRYTCLTAATYLPSPRSKCILNKTPVTGMPNLEEFFGLTYASCTNEIFSLIPNLKRLTIHETSGEENIFPDGLINMSSLRKLEAFKFYGRRLEDHKFAFATSLRRLSLTSCSFYAWEDLSSTIIRLPNLEELKLKLCQFWNNRWSLRANDKVQSLKLLLLSDLYLDVWEASSDNFPKLKRLVLKNCENLQEIPLDFGEIGNLGSIELHDCSTTVEDSARKIEQEQEDMGNNSLKVHIHNSRSNF encoded by the exons ATGGCAGCTTATAGTGCTGTAATTTCTCTTCTTCGAACTATTGACCAACGAAACATTCTAGAACTCTTTCATGGTCACACAGCTGAAACCGTCGATTCTATTCGTGCTACTGCTGAATATTTTCAAGGAGTTCTTGAAAATACTAGCAATAAGAGTGGGGTTGACCTTGGAAAAATCAAATCTGTGGAGGAAAAAATTAGAGTTGCTGCTAATTATGCAGAAGATGTTGTTGAGCTGAAGATTTCTCAAATCATCAAAGGTATAAGTTGGACATTTAGAATTTTACAACACGAGGATTTGCTACCAGTGGTTGAAAAAATGGATGCAACAAAGAAACAAGTGGTGGTGGAGATTCTTGCTCATGATGTTGATAAAGTTCTTGAGTTGTCT TCTGGGGATCCCTTGGTTGGCACTTCTTCTGCAAGTGATCCAACGTTGTCAGAGTTGGAAGAGGATATTGTGCACGGGATTGATGATGACTTGGAGATCATAGTTAAGCTATTGACAGGACGATTGTCGGATCTAGACATTGTCACCATATCAGGCATGGGTGGCATTGGCAAAACAACACTCGCTAGAAAAGCTTATGATCATTCCGCAATCAGGTATCATTTCGACATTCTTCATTGGGTTACAATATCTCAAGAATTTAGAGGTAGAAATGTAATGTTAGAAGCTATACGTTGCATTTCAATGCAAAGAAATAATGTCAATGAAAATGATTATGATAAGATGGATAAGAGTGAGTTAGCCAACCTAGTGCAAAAGAACCTAAAGGGTCCAAGATACCTTGTTGTTGTCGATGATATTTGGAGTAGGGACGTTTGGGATAACATAAGAGGAATATTTCCTAATTTCAACAATAGGAGTCGAATCTTATTGACTACTAGGGAAACTGAGGTAGCGATGTATGCAAATACTAGTATCCCTCATAAGTTGAATCTTTTAAATTTAGAAAACGGTTGGAAGTTAC TTGATAAGGCGTTTGGATCAAAACATGATCATCCTCTTGCATTGGAAGAAATTGGAAAGGAGATAGTACAAAAATGCCAAGGACTACCCTTAACAATTTCAGTGATTGCGGGCCATCTTTCTAAAACGGCCAGGACATTAGAAAGTTGGAAGGATGTTGCCCGAACCTTAAGTAAAATCATTGCCAACCATCCAGATAACTGCTTAGGAGTGCTAGGTTTCAGTTACCACTACTTGCCTAATCACCTCAAACCATGTTTTCTTTCTATGAGTAGTTTCCCGGAGGACTTTCAGGTTGAGACTTGGAGATTG AACCAATTATGGATTGCAGATGGTTTCATAAGGACGTTTGGAAGTCGTAAAAGCTTGGAGGAAGTAGCAATAGATTATTTGGAGGACCTTATTGGCAGGAACTTGATACAGGCTAGAAAAAGGAAATTCAATGGTGAGATAAAAGCATGTGGAATGCATGATCTAGTGCATGAGTTCAGTTTGATAGAAGCTGAAATGATAAAGCATATGCATGTTAAGAGAACTTTCCCTCCTCTTCAAGAACAAAAGCCTAATGTTCGTCGCATCGGCTTTCAAAcacaattttattatatcattgaTGATGGTTATAAGCTATTTTCCCCTTCTTCCAGATCTATctacttattttctttttggaATCTACCTTACTCGCCCCATGTTAAGCTTCTTGGGATATTGCCCATCTACCGTCATAATCCTATATTACATGAATTTTTCTCTCATTTCAACCTTCTTAGGGTATTGGCTATCTTCAATATAGATTCTGGATTTGAGTCATTTCCACTTGTGCTTACAATGTTGTTTCACTTGAGATATCTCCAAATTCATTTTCATGGCAATATTCTTGAATCAATCTCAGAGCTTCAAAATTTGCAAACTCTTATTTGCGATCGTTATCCTGCCTATATAACCTTACCTGAGAAGATATGGATGATGAAGAACTTGAGGTATACATGTCTGACGGCGGCCACTTATTTACCGAGTCCTAGAAGCAAATGTATTCTAAATAAGACTCCTGTGACAGGGATGCCAAATCTTGAGGAATTTTTTGGTCTAACATACGCCAGTTGTACAAATGAAATCTTTTCTCTCATTCCAAATTTAAAGAGATTGACCATTCATGAAACTTCAGGCGAAGAAAACATTTTCCCTGACGGTCTCATCAATATGTCCAGCTTGAGAAAACTCGAAGCATTCAAGTTTTATGGGAGGCGTTTGGAAGACCACAAATTTGCTTTTGCAACATCACTTAGGAGGTTGTCATTAACTTCGTGTAGTTTTTATGCTTGGGAAGACCTATCATCAACTATTATCAGGTTGCCAAATCTGGAAGAGCTCAAACTTAAACTCTGTCAATTCTGGAATAACCGATGGAGCTTGAGGGCTAATGACAAGGTCCAAAGCTTGAAATTGTTGTTACTGAGCGACCTATATCTTGACGTTTGGGAAGCTAGCAGTGATAACTTCCCAAAGCTAAAACGCCTTGTTCTGAAGAATTGCGAGAACCTGCAAGAAATTCCAttagattttggtgaaattggtaatTTGGGATCAATTGAGTTACATGATTGCAGCACAACTGTTGAAGATTCTGCAAGAAAAATTGAACAAGAACAAGAGGACATGGGAAATAATTCTCTTAAGGTCCACATCCATAACAGCCGCAGTAACTtctaa
- the LOC107854648 gene encoding putative late blight resistance protein homolog R1A-10: MEISTGTHDDIVHGLDDDLEIIVKRLRGPPLDLDIVTISGMGGIGKTTLARKAYDHLSIRYHFDTLAWVTISQEFQGRNVLLEVIGCISNTNDYDKMDDNELADLVQKKLKGPRYLVVVDDIWRIDVWDSIRGIFPNYNNGSRILLTTRETKVAMYASTSIPHKMNLLNLENGWKLLRDKVFGPKHDHPPKLEKIGKEIVEKCQGLPLTISVIAGHLSKRARTLEGWKDVSRTLSEIVASHPDKCLGVLGLSYHHLPDRLKPCFLSMCIFPEDFQVQTWRLIQLWIAEGFIRTSAGSHKSLEEVAIDYLEDLISRNLIRARKRRFNGEIKTCGIHDLLREFCLKEAEMTKFMHVERTYPPLPEHKHNVRRFSFQTMSYTLDDWYELLPPVAESIYLFSRLDLPFTPRIHLHGKSPICCPIMHEFFCRFNFLRVLAIFNGVVSSQSFPLVVTKLFHLRFLQLRFHGNIPESISDLQNLRTLICSGKSSESMSDLEYLINEGCSDNSSDITLPENIWMMKNLRFIRLQGVAYLPSPSSERIINKHLVAGLPNLGEFSNLCYSGCTNEVFSGVPNLKRLIIRTPSSKQKNSPDLELLDMSSLRKLEAFKCYFERCYWLMDMSIKNFVLPKSLKRLSLNRCKYFLWEDITSKVVMLPNLEELKLKYCKADDDVWRLSDEDEFKSLTLLLLSNLNLERLEATIDNFPNLKRLVLKDCDDLQEIPSDFGEIYTLESIELHFCSATAEDSARKIAKEQEEMGNNPLKVNIRRSYYSGK; this comes from the exons ATGGAGATTAGCACAGGTACTCATGATGATATCGTGCACGGGCTTGATGATGACTTGGAGATCATAGTGAAAAGATTGAGAGGACCACCGTTGGATCTTGACATTGTCACAATATCAGGCATGGGTGGCATTGGCAAAACAACACTCGCTAGAAAAGCTTATGATCATCTTTCAATCAGGTATCACTTTGACACTCTTGCTTGGGTTACAATATCTCAAGAATTTCAAGGTAGAAATGTACTTTTAGAGGTTATAGGTTGCATTTCCAACACAAACGATTATGATAAGATGGATGACAATGAGTTAGCTGATCTAGTGCAGAAAAAACTAAAGGGTCCAAGATACCTTGTCGTTGTTGATGATATTTGGAGGATAGATGTTTGGGATAGTATAAGAGGAATATTTCCTAATTACAACAATGGGAGTCGAATCTTATTGACTACTAGGGAAACTAAGGTAGCGATGTATGCAAGTACTAGTATCCCTCATAAGATGAACCTCTTGAATTTAGAAAACGGATGGAAGTTACTTCGGGATAAGGTGTTTGGACCAAAACATGATCATCCTCCTAAATTGGAAAAAATAGGAAAGGAAATAGTAGAAAAGTGCCAAGGACTACCCTTAACAATTTCAGTGATTGCGGGACATCTTTCTAAGAGGGCAAGGACGTTAGAAGGTTGGAAGGATGTCTCCCGGACCTTAAGTGAAATCGTTGCTAGTCATCCAGATAAATGCTTAGGAGTGCTCGGTTTGAGTTACCATCACTTGCCTGATCGCCTCAAACCTTGCTTTCTTTCTATGTGTATTTTTCCGGAGGATTTTCAGGTTCAGACTTGGAGATTGATCCAATTATGGATTGCAGAAGGTTTCATAAGGACGTCTGCAGGAAGTCATAAAAGTTTGGAGGAAGTGGCGATAGATTATTTAGAGGACCTTATCAGCAGGAACTTGATACGGGCTAGAAAAAGGAGATTCAATGGTGAGATAAAAACATGTGGTATACACGATCTACTACGTGAGTTCTGTTTGAAAGAAGCTGAAATGACAAAGTTTATGCATGTTGAGAGAACTTACCCTCCTCTTCCAGAACATAAGCATAATGTTCGTCGCTTCAGTTTTCAAACCATGTCTTATACACTTGATGATTGGTATGAATTATTACCCCCTGTTGCCGAATCTATCTACTTGTTTTCTCGATTGGATCTACCTTTTACACCCCGTATTCATCTTCACGGGAAATCTCCCATCTGTTGTCCTATAATGCATGAATTTTTCTGTCGTTTCAACTTTCTTAGGGTGTTGGCCATCTTCAATGGAGTTGTAAGTTCTCAATCATTTCCACTTGTGGTTACAAAGTTATTTCATTTGAGATTTCTACAACTTCGATTTCATGGCAATATTCCTGAATCAATCTCAGATCTTCAGAATTTGCGAACTCTAATTTGTAGTGGTAAGTCTTCCGAATCAATGTCAGATCTTGAGTATTTGATAAATGAAGGTTGTAGTGATAATTCTTCCGATATAACCTTACCGGAGAATATATGGATGATGAAGAACTTGAGGTTTATACGTCTTCAAGGAGTTGCTTATTTACCAAGTCCTTCAAGTGAAAGAATTATAAATAAGCATCTGGTGGCAGGGTTGCCAAATCTAGGGGAATTTTCTAATCTTTGTTACTCGGGTTGTACGAATGAAGTCTTTTCTGGCGTTCCCAATTTAAAGAGATTGATCATTCGTACACCTTCGTCCAAACAAAAAAATTCACCCGATCTTGAGCTCTTGGATATGTCCAGCTTGAGAAAACTCGAAGCATTCAAGTGTTACTTCGAGAGATGTTATTGGCTCATGGATATGTCCATCAAGAATTTTGTTTTGCCAAAATCACTTAAGCGGTTGAGTTTAAACAGGTGTAAGTATTTTCTTTGGGAAGACATTACATCAAAAGTGGTCATGTTGCCAAATCTTGAAGAGCTCAAGCTTAAATATTGCAAAGCCGATGATGATGTATGGAGATTGAGCGATGAAGACGAGTTCAAAAGCTTGACATTGCTGTTACTGAGCAATCTAAATCTTGAGCGTTTGGAAGCTACCATTGATAACTTCCCGAATCTAAAACGCCTTGTTCTGAAGGATTGTGACGACCTGCAAGAAATTCCATCAGATTTTGGGGAAATTTATACTTTGGAGTCGATTGAGTTACATTTTTGCAGCGCTACTGCTGAGGATTCTGCCAGAAAAATTGCaaaagaacaagaggaaatgggAAATAATCCCCTTAAGGTCAACATACGTCGAAGTTACT ATTCAGGCAAATGA
- the LOC107870180 gene encoding monothiol glutaredoxin-S1, which yields MVMKLGAQSPVVIFSRSTCCISHSIETLIRNFGANPIVYELDKLQNGKELEKALVELGCQQSVPIVFIGNELVGGSNEIMSLNIRGKLKQLLIRANAIWGYWITLSTWILADKKKSSGVYLRKIYMLEI from the exons ATGGTGATGAAGTTGGGAGCACAAAGTCCAGTGGTGATTTTCAGTAGAAGCACTTGTTGCATTTCTCATAGCATCGAAACCCTAATTCGCAATTTTGGTGCAAACCCTATTGTTTATGAGCTTGATAAACTTCAAAATGGGAAGGAATTGGAGAAAGCATTGGTTGAATTAGGTTGTCAACAAAGTGTGCCTATTGTGTTCATTGGGAATGAGTTAGTTGGTGGTTCTAATGAAATTATGAGTCTCAATATTAGAGGCAAACTCAAGCAATTGCTCATAAGGGCTAATGCAATTTGG GGGTACTGGATAACTCTGTCCACCTGGATTTTGGCAGATAAAAAGAAATCATCTGGTGTTTACCTCCGCAAgatttatatgcttgaaatttga